The proteins below are encoded in one region of Strix aluco isolate bStrAlu1 chromosome 8, bStrAlu1.hap1, whole genome shotgun sequence:
- the RGS18 gene encoding regulator of G-protein signaling 18 isoform X2: MENPLLLFPQLNISASKDKSYYKVMKSTIKEEPHKANKPGAKQKRNRLSLLLQKSEFHEGDHLGKPGNLTKAASVSPEEAVKWAESFDKLLSEKAGLDAFTKFLKTEFSEENIEFWIACEDYKKSKTAHELLPKAKIIYETFIQKDAPKEVNLDFQTKEVTSQNIAQPVITTFDAAQNTVYRLMEQDSYPRFLRSDLYLNLVKGRNPSRPTLRRRSRSFTVSDFQGVRPDFTVW, encoded by the exons ATGGAGAACCCACTTCTTTTATTCCCCCAACTAAACATTTCTGCTTCAAAGGATAAATCCTATTACAAAGTCATGAAATCAACAATTAAAGAAGAGCCACATAAAGCGAACAAGCCTGG AGctaagcagaagagaaataggCTGAGCCTTCTCCTGCAGAAGTCTGAATTCCATGAAGGTGATCATCTTGGTAAACCTGGAAACTTGACAAAAGCAGCAAG TGTGTCTCCTGAAGAAGCAGTGAAATGGGCAGAATCTTTTGACAAACTGCTTTCTGAGAAAG CTGGATTGGATGCCTTTAcaaaatttctgaaaactgagtTCAGTGAGGAGAACATCGAGTTCTGGATAGCTTGCGAGGattacaagaaaagcaaaactgcacaTGAACTTTTGCCAAAAGCTAAGATCATTTATGAAACATTCATACAGAAAGATGCTCCAAAAGAG GTGAATTTGGACTTTCAAACCAAAGAAGTTACAAGTCAGAACATTGCACAGCCCGTCATCACCACCTTtgatgcagcacaaaacacagtCTACAGGCTGATGGAGCAAGACAGCTACCCACGCTTCCTAAGATCTGATCTTTATTTAAATTTGGTTAAGGGGAGAAACCCCAGTCGTCCTACCCTTAGGAGACGATCACGGTCTTTTACCGTCAGTGATTTCCAGGGTGTACGACCAGACTTTACCGTTTGGTAA
- the RGS18 gene encoding regulator of G-protein signaling 18 isoform X1, which translates to MENPLLLFPQLNISASKDKSYYKVMKSTIKEEPHKANKPGAKQKRNRLSLLLQKSEFHEGDHLGKPGNLTKAASSVSPEEAVKWAESFDKLLSEKAGLDAFTKFLKTEFSEENIEFWIACEDYKKSKTAHELLPKAKIIYETFIQKDAPKEVNLDFQTKEVTSQNIAQPVITTFDAAQNTVYRLMEQDSYPRFLRSDLYLNLVKGRNPSRPTLRRRSRSFTVSDFQGVRPDFTVW; encoded by the exons ATGGAGAACCCACTTCTTTTATTCCCCCAACTAAACATTTCTGCTTCAAAGGATAAATCCTATTACAAAGTCATGAAATCAACAATTAAAGAAGAGCCACATAAAGCGAACAAGCCTGG AGctaagcagaagagaaataggCTGAGCCTTCTCCTGCAGAAGTCTGAATTCCATGAAGGTGATCATCTTGGTAAACCTGGAAACTTGACAAAAGCAGCAAG CAGTGTGTCTCCTGAAGAAGCAGTGAAATGGGCAGAATCTTTTGACAAACTGCTTTCTGAGAAAG CTGGATTGGATGCCTTTAcaaaatttctgaaaactgagtTCAGTGAGGAGAACATCGAGTTCTGGATAGCTTGCGAGGattacaagaaaagcaaaactgcacaTGAACTTTTGCCAAAAGCTAAGATCATTTATGAAACATTCATACAGAAAGATGCTCCAAAAGAG GTGAATTTGGACTTTCAAACCAAAGAAGTTACAAGTCAGAACATTGCACAGCCCGTCATCACCACCTTtgatgcagcacaaaacacagtCTACAGGCTGATGGAGCAAGACAGCTACCCACGCTTCCTAAGATCTGATCTTTATTTAAATTTGGTTAAGGGGAGAAACCCCAGTCGTCCTACCCTTAGGAGACGATCACGGTCTTTTACCGTCAGTGATTTCCAGGGTGTACGACCAGACTTTACCGTTTGGTAA